The following proteins are encoded in a genomic region of Arcobacter cloacae:
- a CDS encoding carbon-nitrogen hydrolase family protein produces the protein MKLIALQTKTTQNFQKNLNHLKDLINSCEKDSLILAPELTLSEFSYDRMKEASDFSIKAIEELKALSEDKIIALTFITKKENKFFNTLYIFHNLQIIHTQSKVKLFPLGNELEYFSAGNEEDIKIIEINGIKIATLICFELRFPQLWEKVKGADIILNPAMWGAKRKDHYESISKALALVNQCFVIASNCANDNMAKGSAIISPFGNVTKDDSKEKIEVLFDKDEIKKVRTYIDIGLNKVD, from the coding sequence ATGAAATTAATAGCACTACAAACTAAAACAACACAAAATTTTCAAAAAAATTTAAATCATTTAAAGGATTTAATAAATTCTTGTGAAAAAGATTCGCTCATACTTGCACCAGAACTAACTCTAAGCGAATTTTCCTATGATAGAATGAAAGAGGCTTCAGATTTTTCCATAAAAGCCATAGAAGAGCTAAAAGCATTAAGTGAAGATAAAATCATAGCTTTAACCTTTATTACAAAAAAAGAAAACAAATTTTTCAACACTTTATACATCTTCCACAACTTACAAATTATTCACACCCAATCAAAAGTAAAACTATTTCCTCTTGGAAATGAACTTGAATATTTTAGCGCGGGAAATGAAGAAGATATAAAAATTATAGAAATAAATGGTATAAAAATTGCTACTTTAATATGTTTTGAACTAAGATTTCCACAACTTTGGGAAAAAGTAAAAGGTGCTGATATTATTTTAAATCCTGCAATGTGGGGAGCAAAAAGAAAAGACCACTATGAATCAATCTCAAAAGCTCTAGCTTTAGTAAATCAATGTTTTGTAATAGCAAGTAATTGTGCAAATGATAATATGGCAAAAGGAAGTGCAATAATAAGTCCATTTGGAAACGTAACAAAAGATGATTCAAAAGAGAAAATTGAAGTTTTATTTGATAAAGATGAGATAAAAAAAGTTAGAACTTATATAGATATTGGATTAAATAAAGTAGATTAA
- a CDS encoding phosphomannomutase/phosphoglucomutase: protein MINKTIFRQYDIRGVVNEDLTAENSKLIGYFLGLTIKEKIKTTPYIVVGYDVRTHSNMLFEALISGLNLANCKVLNIGLVATGVNYFASFQEFMINEEIIKPTASVMITGSHNAKKYNGFKITINNEPFFGDELLALYERISKNQNIEIPLNLDFIKIDAKKLYIDFMINQFSHLKNFQIPFIVDCGNGVANTVLCDILDELNLNYKGLHLTPDGEFPNHHPDPTNEKNLEDIKALLKDKCNLGFAYDGDADRIAVLTQKYNIKGDMLALLFSKTMKNPVIIGEVTYSQNIFDELNHQAKTIMNKTGYSNLRLKLKELDADLAAEVSGHIFFNDRYYGYDDAIYATFRVLELLYKNIDLDFELDKLPKVYTSENIEIEVEEKNKFLIIKKIEEKLTQPQRGFPIIKDIIKIDGLRINFEYGWALIRASNTNALIMTKYEATTYATAMSYKNAVENILNEVINEINSTTN from the coding sequence ATGATTAATAAAACAATTTTTAGACAATACGATATTAGAGGTGTTGTAAATGAAGATTTAACAGCTGAAAACTCAAAACTTATTGGGTATTTTTTAGGTTTAACAATAAAAGAGAAAATCAAAACTACTCCATATATAGTTGTAGGTTACGATGTAAGAACTCACTCTAATATGTTGTTTGAAGCTTTGATTTCAGGTCTTAATTTGGCAAATTGTAAAGTTTTGAATATTGGACTTGTGGCAACGGGTGTTAACTATTTTGCCTCTTTTCAAGAGTTTATGATAAATGAAGAGATTATAAAACCAACTGCTTCTGTTATGATAACAGGAAGCCACAATGCAAAAAAATATAATGGATTTAAAATCACAATAAACAATGAGCCATTTTTTGGTGATGAACTTCTAGCTTTATATGAAAGAATTAGCAAAAATCAAAATATAGAGATTCCACTAAATTTAGATTTTATAAAAATTGATGCAAAAAAACTATACATAGATTTTATGATAAATCAATTTTCACATCTAAAGAACTTCCAAATACCATTTATTGTAGATTGTGGAAATGGTGTTGCAAATACAGTTTTATGTGATATTTTAGATGAACTAAATCTAAATTATAAAGGTTTACACCTAACTCCTGATGGAGAATTTCCAAATCATCATCCAGACCCAACAAATGAAAAAAATCTTGAAGATATAAAAGCTTTATTAAAAGATAAGTGTAATTTAGGTTTTGCTTATGATGGAGATGCGGATAGAATTGCTGTTTTAACCCAAAAATACAATATCAAAGGGGATATGTTAGCCCTACTTTTTTCAAAAACTATGAAAAATCCAGTAATTATTGGAGAAGTTACCTATTCGCAAAATATTTTCGATGAATTAAATCACCAAGCAAAAACTATTATGAATAAAACTGGTTATTCAAATTTAAGATTAAAACTAAAAGAGTTAGATGCTGATTTAGCAGCAGAAGTTTCAGGACATATCTTTTTTAACGATAGATATTATGGTTATGATGATGCTATTTATGCAACTTTTAGAGTATTGGAGCTTTTATACAAAAATATTGATTTAGATTTTGAGTTAGATAAGCTTCCAAAAGTTTACACAAGTGAAAATATAGAAATTGAAGTAGAAGAAAAAAACAAATTTCTAATCATAAAAAAAATAGAAGAAAAATTAACTCAACCCCAAAGAGGTTTTCCAATTATCAAAGATATTATAAAAATCGATGGACTTAGAATAAATTTTGAATATGGTTGGGCGTTAATTCGTGCATCAAATACAAATGCTCTGATTATGACAAAATATGAAGCCACAACTTACGCAACAGCCATGAGTTATAAAAATGCAGTTGAAAATATTTTAAATGAGGTAATAAATGAAATTAATAGCACTACAAACTAA
- a CDS encoding transglycosylase SLT domain-containing protein has protein sequence MRLRNILLILLFISNVFASDFDIKNLTPQEIEILKEIKREGQEHGLSYSLMAIAIKESGLGKYMINVDSKDFGLYQANIKTVINRHNAKDTSWNRNLFATKLISDFQFATKNAIDELVYWQKIHKNDWTKVWSSYNGGWKYNSKEAKEYSKQIAAIIRELKKIEV, from the coding sequence TTGAGATTAAGAAATATTTTACTTATTCTACTATTTATTTCTAATGTTTTTGCATCAGATTTTGATATTAAAAACTTAACACCACAAGAGATAGAGATTCTAAAAGAGATAAAAAGAGAAGGTCAAGAACACGGTCTTAGTTATTCACTAATGGCTATTGCAATTAAAGAATCAGGACTTGGAAAATACATGATAAATGTAGATTCGAAAGATTTTGGTTTATATCAAGCAAATATTAAAACCGTAATTAATAGACACAATGCAAAAGATACTTCATGGAATAGAAACTTATTTGCTACAAAATTAATTTCAGACTTTCAATTTGCAACAAAAAATGCAATTGATGAATTAGTTTATTGGCAAAAAATTCACAAAAATGACTGGACAAAAGTTTGGAGCAGTTATAATGGTGGATGGAAATATAATTCTAAAGAAGCAAAAGAGTATTCAAAACAAATAGCTGCAATTATCAGAGAACTAAAAAAAATCGAAGTATAA